From the genome of Scylla paramamosain isolate STU-SP2022 chromosome 37, ASM3559412v1, whole genome shotgun sequence:
gttaggtgagatgcgttaaaatgagttaaaaccgtggactgttcagttattcattaaaaagttacgttaagttacctaaatttattcattaaaaagttacgttgttacctaaatttattctaacacttcctaaccttaccttccctgtggtggtgatggtggtgatggtggtggtctaccttcctgtctcctcgtcactatggctggctgtctagcaccttctcacagccaaacttttctttattttgcttgttttcacccactgctgccttcgggtgtccactgctagagcccacgccttcctcattaccaactaaaggaggtttaactcatgggtaagccttggcagccactgtgtaggcgtggttacacacacacacaaaaaaaaaaaaaaaattctgtcaggctgggagttgaaacagacgcGTACTAAAACCACCCATAGACGCGACACACTGACTGGTTAATTTGTCGGGCAGCACCAGGCGCCAACCCTCAGCCCCGTGTAGCTCTAGACATGACGTAGGGGTGTAGTAAGCCGCtccgtgcgtgtgtttgtgtgtgtgtgtgtgtgtgtgtgtgtcttgtgccTCTTCTCTGCGGTGCAGCCTCTCAACTcgcctcacacacgcacacagtagCAGGTCCCACCAGCCAGCACCAACAGCCACCTGGACCAGTAATCTACatagtaaataaacaatgaagtgtcctgtagtttttctccaattattaatgatatgtatttaggaaagtgttttgtttgttaagggcattgttcttttttttcattcctctctctctctctctctctctctctctctctttatatatatatatatatatatatatatatatatatatatatatatatatatatatatatatatatatatatatatatatatatatatatatatatatatatatatatatatatatatatatatatatatatgcgtagGGGTGGTGTGTGAGTATGGCTGTGGTCGCGGACAATTGAAGCGGACCAAAGTAAGCGAGTTTTGATGAAATATTTGACATGTTCCATCATGGAATTACTGTTACCTgttttttcatcacacacacacactttctctctctctctctctctctctctctctctgtatatatatatatatatatatatatatatatatatatatatatatatatatatatatatatatatatatatatatatatatatatatataaaacctaaattctgctgtatttggaaagtggcagttttgcataatatttggaataattacatatgtacgataattttaccagaagtacaatttCAACCAGTGTaatacgataatatggccaaaacaatctggggCATTCGCGCCCCAGTCTTTCACCAGCTCTAATAGGGGTCAGTTTGGATTACTGTTTGCGGCCTTGTGACCTCgtcattacaactattacttgtTCTTGTCAAGATGCCCAAACGAAAGTGTAAATTCACTGCAGAGATGCAGAACAAACTCCCGTGcttcaaaaaaataatttacatgttttccaGTATCATATCAGGACCATAATCAGATGTTAGTGAAGGTGTCCGGAATTTTGATAGTTCATATATGGCAACCCTATTTTTATGTCTATCTTTACTTTCAGGGATTACGTATGCttagtccatctctctctctctctctctctcacacacacacacacacagagagagagagagagagagagagagagagagagagagagaggggattgtTAATAGACAGATCCACGAGTATCTTTTTCAGAGACTTTATTATGTACTTTCCAGTtgcaaaattatgagaaaatgaTTATCTTAACTGATTGTTGCAGTGGTCAGGGCGACAGACTGACCCACACACTTCCACttggctgcacacacacacacacacacacacacacacacacacacacacacacacacacacacacacacacacctaccaaaCATCTCATCCACGAAACTAAAAATcacaaagtacaaaataaaTTTCAGATTATATGCATGTTAATCGTTGGGTAAATTTACAAACATCCTGGTCCGTGAGAGTTCTTCCGTCCAACACCAGCGAGTGACAGGGACACGCACAAGCCCTAACACTCCAAAGAAAACACATCCCTTCCCCCCCATGGCTGGAAGACACAcccctgcttccctcctccaaacacaacaacataaacTCAAGCCAGGGGCCGCCTCACCCCAGCTGCAGGTTTCCCACATCACGAATGAGGTATTTTTCCGATCTCTCGCTCTCGGACGCATTCTCCAACTTACGCTTGAGGTTAACGCGTGCATTCTTCGCCCCAGGACCCTCGCAGGCTTCAGGGAGGAGGTCCGCGCTCTCCTCGCTGTCTGTCGTCTCACTGAGGTTCTCCCCGCCCACCTCTCTCGGTATGACATTGTGTTCTTGCAATTCTAAGTGTCTGTGCTGTGTGGGAGGTAGCATCACCCCAGCCTGGTCCTGCTGGCACTGGCCGAGAGCACCGGTGGCCTTAGAGCCGTCCACAATGGCCTCTACCTTGCTAGTCCTCAAATGTGTGTTTTCCCAGACTGGCGACACACTGGCACTCCCTGATTCACTGTCACTGTAATCCATACTGCTGCTGTGGCCGTCCCTGGAGGGCTCACTGCCTCGCCACTGCCCACTCATACCACTAGTCTTGCTCCtggcaccaccgccgccgccgctgggTAGGTCAGGGTGCAGCTGTGCATCACCCCCAGCAGGTCTTGGAGGCAGGTTGTGTGGGCCTGGCAGGTGGTGTAGGGAGGGCCTGGCAGTGGGCTGAGGGGGGCAGGTCCTCACGCTGCACTTCGGAGCCCCAGATTCCGTGTCAACGTCATCTGGAGGGAACAAAGATGAAGATGTCTAATGATCTCGTAAAATTGTTTTTGCAAATAGGTACCACCTCACTCAGAAAGCAGGTACCTTAGACATCCAGGTAATTGATCCCTTTTTTTGTACACCACAAACCAGGCCAGCTATCCCACAAAGGGTGACCTAaacaaagcatcacacacacacacacacacacacacacacacacacttaaccacATCCCCAAGTGGAGAGACAGTCTTATGGAAAAACCTCTTACTACACCCAAGAGGTACACCACAGCAAgccgcatacatacatacatacatccttTACCTGTGAATAGGAGATGTTCGGCCACAATATCCATGTACTcatcaatggagagagagagcacctgcaGCATCTCATCCAGGCTGGGCATTGGCTGCATCCCCACCTGCTCTGCACTGAAGGAGGTGAGGCTGTACCGGTCTGAGATTCCTCGCCTCTGACACTTGTTCCCTTCCCCTACAAAGctgagaggagaggcagggtgaggggagggaacagCTGGCTGGATCCTGACACCTGAAGTACACTATATCAAAATGAGGTGGAGAgcttaggtgaggtgaggtttaaGATGCAATGCTGCTGATGCTTGGGTCCATATTTTAAAACACTTGTTCTCTCAGCACTACTATTTTCAGAGGGAAGTTGTTTTGGTCctcttctcctcacctctcactaTCCTAAGCAGTGAAAGGTGGTGTTTcgatgcactctctctctctctctctctctctctctcacagtaccCTAACATGTACTTTTTGCTATATATGATGACGAGTGGCTGGACCAGCATGGTGTGGGTGAACCCTGTTATCGAAACCAGGTTGGGCCATGGGAGGCGGGCCAGGATGAAGCCCAGCATGACACAGGAGGCAGCAATCTGTGGGACAAGGATGGTTCAGGAAAAAACGACACAAGTTTAATCTTTCTTACCAAATCAAGGAACTTCCAGATAAAAGAATGATACAGAGACAATACACAAAATGAGCATTATCCctttgaaaaaatataaagaatgaatGTTTTAAAAATATACACTTTAATATTACACTGGTTAAATTAAGATTAGAAGGGCATCTGATGGAGGTACTGACTAAgtgttcaagtgtgtgtgtgtgtgtgtgtgtgtgtgtgcgtgaccaAGCTTCCTGTGCTGTACCTGAGCCAGCGTGGTCTTGGGAGGGAAGGCGCAGGTGGTGGCCAAGTCACACACGAACCTGGCCCATTCCTGAGTGACGGGAGGCGCCCTTACACACTTGAGCAGCACAGTGGCGTAGTCAAGAACTGAAGGGAAGGGCACAAGATTACATAGGATTACAAAGAACAGCCAAACAGCAAGAGACCTTAAGAAAATttcatcactaaatatttgtaaTAACATGCAAGCTGTTCCTGACACAAAGGCACCGGTCATGTCAGCAGATAAAGTATCAATCAAGGGACGCAGCATCACTGTCTCACTTGTAGGGAGTGCCACGTTGCCCCTGAGTGCCGCCATGATGTGTCCAATGGTGCGTACCACGTGGCCGTAGCAGTAAGTGTCATCTGTGATCCAGCACGCCTCCGTCACTGTCAAGATACACTCCCCCGGCTTGAACCTGAAATAGACGCATGGTTACACACTGAGAGGGAAGAATATCGActtaaataagaacataagggcataaggaaataagggaagctgcaagaagccatcagattTACATTGTGCGGAACATACCTACTtttttccacccatcatcctccTCTGATCAAAATATGAGTTCCTGGCACTGTAATATTGATGCCTTGTAATTCTCCATTTATCCTTCGCCTTTTTTCCCCCCTAAACATTTAAATTTACACCATTATTTCCATGGTTAATGCTCTtgtaactgcatgtctccccctCTCCTAAAGCCTtcctgcacaaaactttctactacctctctcctctattctctccacctGAAGATAAAAGCATGTGAAGCAGCAATCAGGTCAGTACACACCTGGTGGCCAGCAAGACAGCAGTGATGCCAATGAGCTGCAGCTGGTTACAAGTCACCTGCTCCATGCTCAAGTAGGCTTCCACAATCTGCAAGGCAACACCAACATAAGGAGACAGCTGCTGTGAGATGCGCTGGCTCTTGTTTCACGGACGGACAAAGAGTACCAGTTACTAATATGACCACAGCAATGATACATGTTATCTGGAACAGAATCTGCCTATCAGGACCTTCAGGAAGTCCACAGAAATTATCTAACAAAACAAGAGCAAGATAGAACCTGGCTATCTCTCAGCTTCAGGAATATACATAAGGAGATCCAGAGAATTCATCAAACAAAGCCCAGTGTTCggaaatgctttgttctctattttcaaaggccacagagatgattagccaagttCCCAAGAAAGTTTTGCCCATTAATAAGATAGAAAGATcattaacctgtcactagaaccacaaaaaacacccttgaaaactcatGTAACTTTATCCGTGAGCCTTTGAAGGTCGAGGTAAATCACAGAAGTTTCGGAATATGATACAAAACCAGAGCAGGACCTGAGTGGCAGCGTGGAGGATGTGGGAGGAGTGCAGCCTGATGTTGGCCACCTCACACAGCCAGTCAACCAGGACGTGGTGCACGTGGGGCGTCACCTGCTGCTGGTACCGGAGGGCATAGTACGTGCGGGAGGGGGGGCTGCTCTGGAGGAACTCACGGATCTCTGGCAGACCTTGGATTTGAGGACATCTGCGGGGAGGAATGTTTATCACTACCAACAGGATTATAGATACTGGAAGGAAATACTTATCACTGCCAACATGATCTTTGATACTAGGGTAGTTTTTCTGATAAGGAGACTAGTGTAGGGTAACAAATTGCCTATAAAGgaaatctatcaatctatctatatatcaggctggcaatcccacacagggatGGCctagacaaagcaacacaaactcATTCACAAATCCTTCGCACTCTTAGCCAcgtcagcccctggtggaaaaaATATCAAA
Proteins encoded in this window:
- the LOC135091285 gene encoding cyclin-F-like, producing the protein MRGFSTGASGTRRGTVRATWTALQAIRDMREMCLTGYYPAALTLSHFLATSRCPQIQGLPEIREFLQSSPPSRTYYALRYQQQVTPHVHHVLVDWLCEVANIRLHSSHILHAATQIVEAYLSMEQVTCNQLQLIGITAVLLATRFKPGECILTVTEACWITDDTYCYGHVVRTIGHIMAALRGNVALPTILDYATVLLKCVRAPPVTQEWARFVCDLATTCAFPPKTTLAQIAASCVMLGFILARLPWPNLVSITGFTHTMLVQPLVIIYSKNFVGEGNKCQRRGISDRYSLTSFSAEQVGMQPMPSLDEMLQVLSLSIDEYMDIVAEHLLFTDDVDTESGAPKCSVRTCPPQPTARPSLHHLPGPHNLPPRPAGGDAQLHPDLPSGGGGGARSKTSGMSGQWRGSEPSRDGHSSSMDYSDSESGSASVSPVWENTHLRTSKVEAIVDGSKATGALGQCQQDQAGVMLPPTQHRHLELQEHNVIPREVGGENLSETTDSEESADLLPEACEGPGAKNARVNLKRKLENASESERSEKYLIRDVGNLQLG